AAGCCATCTATTGGGTCGTGACCTATAAAATTTACTTTTGGGTTATTTGTAGTAATATCTTTGTCGTATTTATTACTTATAAGCCAGTCATAAACACTACTTTCATCATCTTCATTTCTTAACTCTTCTTGGCAAAATTTTTTAAATTTACTATAGAGTGGATATATAGCTTTTTTATTGTCTGAATGAAGTGTAATACTCTCATCTTTTGCATATTTTTCACAAAGCTTTATAAATCTATCATTTGTCATCATCTCTCCTTTAAAACACTGATTTTATCAAAATTTACTAAATTTAATCTACTAGCTTAAAAGCTCTTCATATTTTAAGACTTTGCTACTTTGTAGTTTGGACACTAAATCATAAAGGCGGTAGTAAATTCCTAGTAAAATTTGCTTTCGCTCACCTTTTGTATGCTTTGCTACAAAATACAAAGTCTCTAGTTCTCTGCTGAGACGAACTAAATCTATAAGTTTAAGCTCTTTCATACTATACTCCTAAACACTTCACTTAAGATCTCTACATTATAAGTTTTAATACTGTCAAATCTTGGGTCTATAACTGCTCCCATAGCTAAATTTAGCTTTTTGCTGAGGTTGGTAGCTTTTCTGCCTAGAGCTGAGGCGTTATACTTTTTAGCTGGTATGCCTTTTAAGTTAGCATAAGCTATCACAGTCATATAATTATCATTGTTTAAAAGGCGGTTAATATTGTGCTTAGTTTTTAACTGTTCTTTTTCTAAACCATCGGTTTTAACTTCAAGGCTTTTTAATTTTTGTTGGTTTTCTTTTAAAATTTTAGCTTGATGAATAAGTAGGTCAATCTCGCTTAAAGGCTCACTTTTTTCTCTTAGCATAGCTTCCATTTTGTTAAAGGCATTTATGTAAGCAACTTTAAATTTATATGCCTTTTCCCCAGTAAAACCCATAACAAGCAAAGAAAAACCATCTTTTGTTAGGTTGTAATACGGTTCACTTCTAACAACTGCCCCAAATTTAGCTGTTCGCTCCGTAAACGCAAAATTGCGTCGTCGGAAATCGTCGTCTGGTAAGTTCTCAATTGCCCTTATGGTATCAGCGTGTCTCTTTTCAAAAACTTCGGCAACTTGTAAAGATGTGATGAAAATTTCATCACCACTATTTATAAACTCAACTTCTATATTATTTATAGTAACTAAAGCACTCATTTTATACCCTTTTTACTTTTATAAATCCAAACGCAAGTAACTATAAACACTACACTCATCAAAACATCTAACCACATTTTTACTCTCCTTATGATATAATTATCAAGGGTATCAGATAAGATTTTTTAGCCCCTTTTTAAAGGGGCGGATTTTAAATAAATCCGAAAAGTCTTAAAATCCAGTAAAGGATTTGTAAAACTA
The sequence above is a segment of the Campylobacter corcagiensis genome. Coding sequences within it:
- a CDS encoding Rha family transcriptional regulator is translated as MSALVTINNIEVEFINSGDEIFITSLQVAEVFEKRHADTIRAIENLPDDDFRRRNFAFTERTAKFGAVVRSEPYYNLTKDGFSLLVMGFTGEKAYKFKVAYINAFNKMEAMLREKSEPLSEIDLLIHQAKILKENQQKLKSLEVKTDGLEKEQLKTKHNINRLLNNDNYMTVIAYANLKGIPAKKYNASALGRKATNLSKKLNLAMGAVIDPRFDSIKTYNVEILSEVFRSIV